A window from Opitutia bacterium ISCC 52 encodes these proteins:
- a CDS encoding cbb3-type cytochrome c oxidase subunit I produces the protein MSHSHEMSFWEKYVFSTDHKVIGLQYLFTGLFMAAIGGFFVYVFRMQLAFPGISVPGYGEVTPLAYNSLVTNHGTIMIFWFAMPVLIAAFGNILIPLMIGCDDMVFPRINRLSYQIFLLSAIILIASFFVPNGGFGGAWTSYPPLSANPEYNATPLGAPMWLIAVALEFVAFLLGGINFITTLMNARAPGMTMYRIPIVLWMIVIASILFMCSVGPLIAGAVMLLFDQTLGTSFYNPAGGGDPLLWQHLFWFFGHPEVYVVLLPAMGIVAEIMATMARKKLFGYKTILYSVIATGILSFVVWAHHQFIAGIDPRMANLFTVTTLLISVPIAELCFVYIATLYGGSITFNTPMLWALSFMVEFLIGGITGIFLGASGVDIFFHDTYFVVAHFHYTFVPIAIIGFYAGITYWFPKIFGKMLSDRLGKIHFWGTIIPFNFIFIPLFLLGTAGQHRRIWDFSNYSDLATPELFNLRVIATVSLILMILFQFVFVYNFIKSLRSKEKAPKNPWDANTLEWTADSPPPHGNWPELPEKVYRGPYEFSHPDRESDYWPQDEPGPDPADPDYQPRNS, from the coding sequence ATGTCTCACTCGCACGAAATGAGTTTCTGGGAAAAGTATGTCTTTTCCACGGACCACAAAGTTATCGGACTTCAGTACTTGTTCACGGGGCTGTTTATGGCAGCCATCGGTGGATTCTTTGTTTATGTTTTCCGTATGCAGTTGGCCTTCCCTGGAATTAGTGTTCCCGGGTATGGTGAAGTAACACCTCTGGCCTACAACTCCCTGGTGACCAACCACGGAACCATCATGATTTTCTGGTTCGCCATGCCGGTATTGATCGCGGCTTTTGGTAATATCCTCATTCCGTTGATGATCGGGTGTGATGATATGGTGTTCCCCAGAATCAATCGTCTTTCCTACCAGATTTTCCTGTTGAGTGCGATTATCCTGATCGCCTCTTTCTTCGTGCCTAATGGTGGATTTGGAGGTGCATGGACTTCATACCCTCCGCTGTCTGCAAATCCAGAGTACAATGCTACTCCTTTAGGTGCGCCTATGTGGCTAATAGCGGTGGCGCTTGAGTTTGTCGCCTTCCTGTTGGGGGGTATCAATTTTATCACCACTCTCATGAACGCCCGCGCGCCGGGAATGACGATGTATCGTATCCCGATTGTATTGTGGATGATTGTTATCGCCAGTATTCTGTTCATGTGCTCGGTAGGACCTCTGATCGCTGGAGCGGTCATGCTCCTGTTTGACCAAACTCTTGGGACCAGTTTCTACAATCCTGCCGGTGGGGGAGATCCTCTTCTCTGGCAGCACTTGTTCTGGTTCTTTGGCCACCCTGAAGTGTACGTAGTACTGCTCCCTGCTATGGGAATCGTGGCTGAGATCATGGCCACCATGGCTCGGAAAAAATTATTCGGCTACAAAACTATTCTTTACTCGGTCATTGCCACTGGGATTTTGAGTTTTGTGGTCTGGGCTCACCACCAGTTCATCGCCGGGATTGATCCTCGCATGGCCAATCTTTTCACCGTGACGACCCTATTGATTTCCGTACCCATTGCGGAGCTGTGTTTTGTTTACATTGCTACCTTGTATGGTGGATCGATCACCTTTAACACGCCCATGCTTTGGGCGCTGTCCTTTATGGTCGAATTCCTCATTGGGGGGATAACGGGTATTTTCCTGGGGGCTAGTGGAGTAGACATCTTCTTCCACGACACTTATTTCGTCGTGGCTCACTTCCACTATACCTTTGTTCCTATTGCGATCATCGGATTCTACGCTGGGATTACTTATTGGTTTCCCAAAATATTTGGTAAGATGCTCAGTGATCGTCTCGGCAAAATCCATTTCTGGGGAACGATAATTCCCTTCAACTTCATTTTTATACCGCTCTTTCTTTTGGGAACGGCTGGACAACACCGACGTATTTGGGATTTCTCAAATTACAGCGATCTTGCAACCCCCGAGCTTTTTAACCTCCGGGTCATTGCTACGGTATCGCTGATCTTGATGATTCTTTTCCAATTTGTCTTTGTCTACAATTTTATCAAAAGCCTCCGCAGTAAGGAGAAGGCGCCGAAGAACCCTTGGGATGCCAATACCTTGGAATGGACAGCTGATTCACCTCCTCCCCATGGCAACTGGCCAGAGCTACCTGAAAAGGTATATCGTGGTCCCTACGAATTCAGCCATCCCGATCGGGAGAGTGATTACTGGCCACAGGATGAACCTGGGCCCGATCCTGCGGACCCTGATTATCAACCGAGAAACTCTTAA
- a CDS encoding cytochrome c oxidase subunit 3 has product MEVPIATTRSATGIPTSRLAVWWVLASEVVIFGGLIMCYLIFRLHHESWGYEAAHTQPLAGGFNTFVLLTSSLFVVLAHHAAEHKETDKAFRYIWYTIGGGLVFMMVKAYEYTTEISHGYTMFKSVFWSFYYTATGLHGFHVLCGMVIMGIISFDVKKGKNLHRVEAIGIYWHFVDVVWIFLFPLLYIAK; this is encoded by the coding sequence ATGGAAGTACCAATCGCAACTACTCGTAGCGCAACGGGGATCCCAACCTCACGGCTTGCTGTCTGGTGGGTTCTCGCATCGGAAGTCGTTATTTTCGGCGGCCTTATCATGTGCTATCTCATCTTTCGTCTTCACCATGAAAGTTGGGGCTACGAAGCCGCACATACCCAGCCTTTAGCGGGTGGCTTCAATACCTTCGTACTGCTTACCTCCAGCTTGTTTGTGGTGCTTGCACACCATGCAGCGGAGCACAAAGAAACCGATAAAGCCTTTCGTTACATTTGGTATACCATTGGTGGTGGTCTGGTCTTCATGATGGTCAAGGCCTATGAGTATACGACGGAAATCAGTCATGGCTACACCATGTTCAAGTCTGTTTTCTGGTCATTCTATTATACGGCCACAGGGCTACATGGTTTCCACGTACTATGTGGAATGGTAATCATGGGCATCATCTCATTTGACGTTAAAAAGGGTAAGAATCTACACCGAGTGGAGGCCATTGGTATCTATTGGCACTTTGTCGATGTGGTTTGGATTTTCCTCTTCCCGCTTCTTTATATCGCTAAATAA
- a CDS encoding cytochrome C oxidase subunit IV family protein: MSEAVEDHSHSSSKYIKIWGILLVLLVISFVGPELGIKWLTLITAFGIAIVKAFMVCAYFMHMNIEKNYIWYLISATLLLLLVFFAGVAPDVMKPSGQNWEQLYHEPTYEESQVHHGDHGDDHGDDHSDGGH, encoded by the coding sequence ATGTCTGAAGCAGTTGAAGATCACAGTCATTCTTCTAGTAAATATATCAAGATTTGGGGGATCCTTCTGGTCCTTTTGGTTATCAGTTTTGTCGGTCCTGAATTGGGCATCAAATGGCTGACGCTCATAACGGCGTTTGGTATTGCTATCGTAAAAGCTTTTATGGTCTGTGCCTATTTTATGCACATGAACATTGAGAAGAACTATATCTGGTATCTTATCTCAGCTACTTTGCTTCTCTTGCTGGTATTCTTTGCCGGAGTGGCTCCTGATGTCATGAAACCGTCTGGTCAAAATTGGGAGCAACTCTATCACGAGCCTACTTACGAGGAGTCTCAAGTACACCATGGAGATCATGGAGACGACCACGGAGATGACCACTCCGATGGCGGTCATTGA
- a CDS encoding cytochrome c oxidase subunit 3, with protein MTTVAASSSDPIEPRVRRKLVPSSVLGMIMFVMSEMMFFGALISAFLIVKSGNIMWPPPGQPRLPIGLTAVNTLFLVGSGVLVYLSNKSLSRGDKLGAKKLLGYAILCALIFLGIQGYEWVNMLQHGLTMTSSTYGSFFFMIIGCHGLHVLGALLFLISVYRKFSKEAFKPESYWGGQVFWYFVVGVWPVLYVLVYLS; from the coding sequence GTGACTACGGTGGCTGCCAGCTCGTCAGATCCGATCGAACCTCGGGTTCGTCGGAAACTCGTACCCAGTAGCGTTCTGGGTATGATCATGTTCGTCATGAGCGAGATGATGTTCTTCGGAGCATTGATCAGTGCCTTTCTCATCGTGAAGTCGGGCAACATCATGTGGCCACCTCCAGGGCAGCCTCGGCTACCTATTGGCCTCACAGCGGTAAACACGCTGTTCCTCGTTGGCAGTGGTGTATTAGTTTATCTATCAAACAAGTCACTTTCCCGTGGCGACAAACTCGGTGCCAAAAAGCTTCTGGGTTATGCCATTCTATGTGCTCTCATTTTTCTTGGGATTCAAGGCTATGAGTGGGTGAACATGTTGCAGCATGGGTTGACCATGACGTCTAGCACCTACGGCAGCTTCTTCTTTATGATCATTGGCTGTCATGGATTGCACGTTTTGGGAGCGCTCCTGTTTCTCATATCCGTTTACCGTAAGTTTTCTAAAGAAGCCTTTAAACCTGAAAGTTATTGGGGCGGGCAAGTGTTCTGGTATTTTGTGGTGGGTGTATGGCCGGTTCTATACGTGCTCGTGTATCTGTCATGA
- a CDS encoding tripartite tricarboxylate transporter substrate binding protein, protein MKRLLLLSLFLVPMVQGDFPEKPIKFIVPTNAGGGIDAQARILQRAIGDHELLPEKVVVVNIPGGGGVVGTGKVKSAKPDGYTIALWNAGLVTSRVMGISKFDHTDFEIIGMTGYTELGLAVKNDSSIKTFSDLVQRANVKPGTLKFSTDIGTPVHFIPLMFADEADIEFRFVQTGGGSKRLASIMGGHTEVSLFSTLAMLTFAEAGLRPLLVFSEGRNELLPNVMTSKEGGVNVVLTEPRFWIAPKGTPEDRITILREALTKAMALPAVHEDFASQGIVPVFADADQVTQELDRLLEKIGPLIKR, encoded by the coding sequence ATGAAACGCCTGCTTCTCCTCAGTTTGTTTTTGGTACCTATGGTTCAGGGTGACTTTCCCGAAAAGCCCATCAAATTTATTGTTCCCACCAATGCCGGAGGAGGGATTGATGCTCAGGCGCGTATCCTGCAACGGGCGATAGGTGATCATGAGCTCCTTCCTGAAAAAGTAGTCGTGGTGAATATACCTGGTGGCGGAGGCGTCGTTGGAACGGGTAAGGTTAAATCAGCTAAGCCGGATGGGTACACCATCGCTTTGTGGAATGCAGGGCTTGTGACTTCTCGAGTGATGGGGATTTCTAAATTCGATCATACCGATTTCGAGATCATCGGTATGACCGGATATACGGAACTGGGACTGGCCGTGAAAAACGATTCTTCGATCAAGACTTTCTCCGACTTAGTTCAACGTGCAAATGTAAAGCCAGGCACGCTCAAATTCTCAACCGACATTGGAACTCCGGTGCATTTTATTCCGCTCATGTTTGCCGACGAGGCCGACATAGAATTCAGGTTCGTCCAAACAGGCGGAGGATCCAAGCGTCTGGCCTCCATCATGGGAGGACACACCGAAGTGAGCTTATTCTCAACCTTGGCCATGCTAACTTTCGCTGAGGCAGGTTTGAGACCCTTGCTTGTATTTTCAGAAGGCCGAAATGAGCTACTCCCGAATGTCATGACTTCCAAGGAAGGTGGCGTGAATGTTGTACTGACTGAACCACGTTTCTGGATTGCCCCCAAAGGGACTCCCGAAGATCGCATAACGATCCTTCGCGAGGCTTTGACGAAGGCGATGGCCCTTCCCGCTGTCCATGAGGATTTTGCCTCTCAAGGGATTGTTCCTGTGTTCGCAGACGCGGATCAAGTCACCCAGGAACTCGACAGATTACTTGAGAAGATCGGACCGTTGATCAAACGCTAA
- a CDS encoding alpha/beta hydrolase has translation MKKLLPIPFILISITLGLNGEIQKLLNVEFAKVGDISLKLDVYLPTEIEEPTLIVWVHGGAWRRGSKENPSILPMVEKGYAVASVGYRLTPVAPFPANVHDIKAAIRYLRANAELYGFKKDGFVISGASAGGHLAALVGVSNGQTELEGDVGTHLDVSSDIAAIVDFYGASNLTTILNQSTPHGLSVRVPALELLIGGHPDDLPKIAKLASPVYHVDENDPPLLLIHGDQDPQMPINQAHELHGIYKSKDLPVDFEVIYGSAHGGKAFYDEERMALVDYFLRSRM, from the coding sequence ATGAAAAAGCTTCTACCCATCCCTTTCATTTTGATTTCGATCACTCTCGGTTTGAATGGTGAAATCCAGAAACTCCTGAACGTCGAATTTGCGAAGGTGGGAGATATCTCGCTTAAGCTGGATGTGTATCTACCGACCGAGATTGAAGAACCCACTTTGATAGTTTGGGTTCACGGGGGAGCCTGGCGACGAGGCTCGAAAGAGAATCCTTCTATTTTACCCATGGTCGAAAAGGGATATGCCGTTGCCAGTGTTGGCTATCGCCTAACTCCGGTGGCGCCCTTCCCCGCTAACGTGCACGACATCAAAGCTGCCATTCGCTACCTACGTGCGAACGCTGAACTCTATGGGTTTAAGAAAGATGGGTTTGTAATTTCTGGGGCTTCTGCAGGAGGTCACTTGGCTGCCTTGGTCGGAGTCAGCAATGGACAAACTGAACTGGAAGGCGATGTAGGTACCCATCTGGATGTATCGTCGGATATTGCGGCCATAGTCGACTTTTACGGCGCTAGTAATCTCACAACCATCTTGAATCAGTCTACTCCGCACGGACTCAGTGTTCGGGTACCCGCCTTGGAACTACTGATCGGCGGTCATCCCGACGACCTGCCCAAAATCGCAAAGCTGGCCAGTCCTGTTTATCATGTGGATGAAAATGACCCGCCACTACTTTTGATCCACGGTGATCAGGATCCACAAATGCCGATCAACCAAGCGCATGAGTTACACGGTATCTATAAGAGCAAAGACCTACCGGTTGATTTTGAAGTGATTTACGGAAGCGCTCACGGTGGCAAAGCCTTCTATGATGAAGAGAGGATGGCACTCGTGGATTACTTTCTTAGATCGCGAATGTGA